The genomic region tgatacgCAGATATGTATACCCACTAAAAATAGGCAAGGCtacatattaacatttggggttgatcacagtatacccactacagttaactagactacaccactggtgtaTCTTAACTTTTAAGGACCTATAATCCTGTCATGATTTTACCTAATACAGTTTAGCTGTGAGTGTCTTGGATGGAGTATACATTATCTCTTTTGGCTTCATGAATCCTTCATATGAAGAGTGGACCGGCAGAATATCTTCCATACACTTAAAAGCACTTTGAAAATAAAGGCAGTCTATGATGCTGCCTTACCTGAAATGGAGATAGGTCACATTGGTCTCATGACACTGCACAGTATTCATTCATGGTTTCTATTGAAATCTAAAGTGAGGCAATAGCATGCCTTCCCATATCAAAGTCGGCCTTTCTTAATACCGCTCATCTTTTAAAACGTGATCAGGAATCGGCTCTGTCAGTCTAAGATTTAGTAAGCTGTTGACCCATCTTCCCTATAATGTATTACTGAGTATATGTTACCTTTCAAAAAAATTCCATGTAGGCTAAGAGATGCCTACACTGGTATATTCAGATCCAAACTCCTCTCTGTGCTAACAGGATCTATTGATTgggttttattgttattttttagaCAGCTCAGTCCATCAAGACTTTTAGTTGTTGACTTGTTTAGTTGGAAACGGCACTTCCATTCATTTGACAAGGTGACACTGCTAAAATGACTTTACACGACAGCACACCCTATTGACAGAAGCATTCGAAACACACTGAAGACCTTTGCCCCCAGTTTCACACATCCGCCTTTAAATAGGGTCATCAGTGAGGCATTTGTTATCCACAGAAAGTCCCCCTGAGGTCTCTTAAGGCATGAATAGGGCGCTGTGAGGACAGACCCTGGAATGTTAAAACGCTACTTCGGGAGTGCAGTGTCTTAGAAGCTTGTGGCACTCTAGAATTTCGGCTGGAGTCCCTGAGCTCTCCTTATTCCATGAACGTGCTGGTGATATTGATGAGTCAGactttctgtctttccctctctcgctctctctctctctctggttttctctctgcattttcattttccatCCCCATCACCCTCGTCTCttggactgactgactgtaaCTATAGCTGATCTCCCTGCAATTACTTCTTCTCATTAGCAGTGTTTGAATGCCCACATCTAAACAAAACTTTGCATAGCTGGAATTCTGAGTGTCACCATGGTCCCATGTCTAACAGCTAATGATTTATGTGGTGTTGTAAAATATGACTGCCAACTGCTGCATGCTAGTGTTACAGTGTGTACCCTAGTGGTTTAGATCCAAGTAGCTCAAAATAAGGACTTGGTGTGCAATCTTGGCACAAGTGGTGTTTTGATGGCTTTTCAATGTAATTTTCAATCTGATTTAGTCAGTGTTTCTGTATTAAGCATAAATATGCTTCTGTATCACAACTCAGACCGTCCCTCCTGAATCTCTACCTCTGCTCCTCCTTGAGTTTAAATCATCCTCAGCTGAAGGTCCACCCAGGCCATTAACCACTGCAATATGTTGCATTACCTGTTCAAATGTCATGAGCTTGTCATCTAAATCTCTactcctgtttggtccagacaGTTTTAGAGCTGTTCATCCCATCAGAATCCCACTGAACCACAGACTGTCAGAGAGGGCAGTTGTGTAAGATGCCTGTGAGGTGATCAGTATTTTGGCGTGGAGTGGGGTCATTCCTATTCACTGCTTTCCATCTGGCCACACTCTGGGTGGTAGAGCCAGACCTCCAGTAGTTCAACTCCGGTTATCATCACCTTCTATTACCAACTTGCTCCGGAATGGTGTGCATGCTATGAATAGGAATCAGGAAATCTAGTGAAGAAGTATGGATTGTATTGTTTGCATATCTATCTATAAAAAGTCATATGCGATACAGTCAACAGTTCAAGTGGTTGAAAGTGTGACCGTTTTAACTTCAGTGGCTAGGATCGTTTAATGGCTCATACTCCATCACCGTGGTGATTAGTGGAAACATGCCCCAAATCATCCGGAACGGCTGTTGTCGTCAATTTTCGCGTCCAACCATGTCTCTTGTCACACAACTTTACAGAGCTGCGAGAGGTCTGCCTACCAACTGGCGTCACACATCCTCACCATTTGTccttcaaaagaaaaaaaaaaacatccgtAGATATGGACACCTTGCGCTTGGAATACCTACCCCACCTCGGCGCGGAAAGGCCACAGTCTCGCAATACAGCTTGGTGAATGTGAGAAGGCCTTGGAGGCCACACGGGAGGCGTTGGGTGCATATCGCCCTGGCCCTAAACGGACTGTTTACTAGCGCCGTCTCCAGTCGGAACAAACAAACGGAGCGTGAATGAGAGACATTTTCCGTGCAGGGTTGGCATTGGATTCCATTTCATCTATAGGGTTGGCTATAAATTCACATCATCCGCAGGGCCCATTCATCTATGATGGACCATCAACAGCATGTCATCTGTGAACCTGTCTGTGTTCATCAGTGTGCCCCACATGTTTATCTTTATTATCTTGCTTCTGGAAATGAACTTAGAGGAACTAACAACtttaatgtttgttttgtcatCTTGTCACTTATTCATCATTTGTCTCATCAAGCAtttggaatgtgtgtgaatAAACACTTTCAACTCTAACTGTGAACATGTAACACATCCATCccatgtgcatgtttgtctgtCACATATGGCcatattttgtgtttttaacAGAAAAATACCTCTACTAAAGCCACTAAAGAAAACCAAGACACAAGCTCAGCATGGGAAGTGAGCATCTTGGAGTCGACTCCCAAGTCTAGGCTCCATGGACCAAAACATTTGCATTCTTCACGCAAATATGGAGACTTTGTAGGTTTATTGCTACTGTCCTTTATATACTAACTTGGGCTGGGTAATGGACGGATGTGTACAGAAAATGTATGATTGATCACAATAATAATCTCTGATATCTTCATTTTACCTCTGAAAAATGGATGGTACATATCATGTTTTTGTTCTAGCACTTAAAGGCACAGTcagcatttgtttatgtttatatttaaatgtcTCAGAATAAGAAGATGCTTTTGCCCAAAACAACGTACATTATATTAATCaagaaccaaacaaaacacatcagAGTGGTAGCACACCCCTTCCCCTCAGTTTTCCCAAAGAAACTCCACAcagtcttttgtttttgtttgggggacaggctgcctcCATGGTGTACTCACGACTTGGGCAGCTAGCAGATCATAGATGTtcactgaatgtgacaaaaaatatatttgggcTTGAAATCGCGCATGATCGCTGACTGCGCCTTTAAATGCAACAGCAAGCATTTGTGATTTCAGTTGACTTGCCTCTGACCTTCCCAGTGATATTGAAAATAGAAACAGATTATCAATGAATCAAATGTCACATTCATATGTCACGTTTCAGTTACAGTTTGTGACCGATTCATGATCAATCTCCACACCCATAGCTCTTGAACTGAAATGTATTGTAAGTGGATGGAGGCACATTATTAAAATACTGAaacataataaatatatatgtctATCACCCAGCCCAAGCATACATTGTTGTTGTGCAATTACAATGAACCAAGCACTTTATGAGACCATTATGAGATTGTTAAAAGCTTGTTTACATTTAATCTGGATAATATTGGTTAATCAAATCTTTTCCTCCTTCTACTTTTACCCTGCGTTTGCTGATTGAAGTTGAGAGATCATAAAGGCAAAGATGGGAAAGAGAAATCTCTTTTGAGCATTAAGGACCTGAAagcacagaagaagaagaagcctccAGAAGTCCAAGGTGAAGCCTGAGAGAGTGAAAAGTTTGTCTTGTAACAGTCAGTTTTGAAAGGCACATGATTCAAGACCCTCAATATCAGGGGGAGACCACTTTTGCCAAATACTGAAAACAAATCTCTTTTACTAGTACCTGTGTAATTCAGATATATAAAACATAATAAATGACAATAGATGTATGAGAATATATTGGTgattgtacatgtatgtgtagtCTTAAAGACTGCTTGTGTTTTGTTCATGTTGCTCTGGTAGACACCATCTCTGTGAAGAAGCAGGCCCTGCTGCTTGAGGAGGTGCAGAAACTGAACAGAGAGAATGCAGAGCGGTCAGGTATGCTGGTGGTCCAGGCATGCTTGGACCTGGAGGCCGGAACTGTGGTGGACAAGCCACAAGAGTCGCCCGTGATGCCAAGCGCAGTGGACTTCATCCTGGAGGTGCCTAAGCTGGCTGAGACTGAGCAGGACAAAACGCTAGAGGAGGAGCAgaaagaggagcaggaggaggcggATGTGGCCCAGGAGGTGAAAGAGGCAAAGGGGGAGGAGAAAATGGAGGAGGAGATCCCAGTGGCTGCAAAGGAGGagaccagagaggagaagagcgaGGAGGCACCTGATGGCGAGCTGCAAGTCGAGGAAGAGCTGGCGGTGGACAAGGTGCAGGAGGTAGCAGCTCCCAGTGAGAGTGTTCCAGAGCCTGAAGAGCCCGCGAGGCAGGCGTCTCCTCAGACTGACAGCGGGGACGGTCCGGCTGAGCCTGTCGCTTCGCTGAGGTAAATTTCTACATTTCAGTTCAAAACTAAACATGAAACAGTAACTTAACAAGACCCCATTAGGGTCCTAAACAACAGCTCACAACACCATGCCAAGAGGCCATCTCCTGTGCTGGACTGAAGTTGTTCTTGTACATTTTTGTTTCGTTCTTCTTTCACGCCTGTTCATGTATTCCTAATGCTCTCAGCGCTGAGGAGGTCGATGAAGTGAACACCAGCGCCAAGCGCAGGGTCACGGAGGAGGACCAGGAGGCAGAGGACCACAAGAAGAGTCGAGTAGAGGAGGGGCAGGAGGGCGAGAAGGCTAAGCAGGGGGAGGAGGAACTGCGCGGCTTCTTCAAAGCAGACGGAGTGGAGTTTGAGGTGAACTTCAACAAGCAGAAGCCAAAAGTCGCTGAAGCAAACGATGAAGAGGATACTGAGGAAGAGCAGTACTTTTTTGGTAAGTTAATGTTGCTCATTTCATGCATATACAGTAGTCAATACCAATCAGATGTAAGTAAATGAGTCTGgacctgtgtgtgagtatgtttttTAATAGGGTAGTGGATTATTGTTTTCATGGGCTATTTGATAACATCGCTGAAAGGAACACTCTTGTTAGGGAGAGCCAGTGCTTGCGTCATGCTGTTCATCTCATCTCACATGTGCATCAGTGTGTCAGAATGAGCCGGCCTCTAAATTCATTATGCAGATTGTGACACTGTAAATTGCCTTTTAGTTCCCTCAACTGATCtcccgctctctccctccctctctctatttctcgcTCTCTTCCTCCGCTCTGCTCTGCAAACATGATATCCGCTGCTGCTCTCGCGGTCCTAACCTACAGATAGCAGCCCGCCGCCACCTGCTCCGTTTGGTCACCGGATTGTGTCTGCAAAGCCCAGCCAGATCAACAACTTCTATACCATCAACAGACAAGAAGTTATTGGAGGGTGAGTGTCTctttgcctttctttttttctctctctttctggaaCCGTACTCATGGAACAGAATGTTTTGTGCGACATTGTGAGAGAAGACCGACCGCTCTTTAATCCTCCCAAAGACTAATTGCGTAACTCACCCCCCTCTCATGGAACAAGTCTCCACTCACTCGACTCATAGCTCCAGAGTCAGGTGGTTATTTTTACTTCAagcttttagaatatgtgtaaCTCTATCCTCTCGCCAGCTGGAAGCTAATCACTAAGTGTTAATCCATTGCTTCAAAGAGATGCCTCTACTACTACTAATTAAAATAGGGTGGCGAGGCATTTCGTTTTTACAGCTCAGACAGGAGGGAGGGGTTTTTACCAATGATGCTTTAAACAAGACCAATTAGTTATTTATGCAATAGGTATGGACTTGATGTCATCGTTAACAAGAATTTGTAAGATTCTAAAATTTGTATGTCATAAGAGATGACTGTCAGAGGTAAGCTGGTTGCCCTGGGGACCTACTCCAGTCATAGGAGAGATCTTGTTACAGGAGGGGATTGAGGATATGAAAAGAGTGCTTTTCTTTATCAGTTTGGACAATGCCACAAAATGAGACTAATTTCCATCCCACATTCTGGAATgtatctaatgtttttttttttttttttttttcagaggtcgTTTTGGTCAGGTGCACAAATGCATAGAAAATTCTTCTGGACTCACTCTAGCAGCCAAGATCATCAAAGCCAGAAGTCCAAAAGAAAAGGTAAAACATGTCACCAAATAACCGGTGGTTGTCCATCCACTCAAACTAGTGAACAAATAAAATGTGACTAGACTACTGGAGAGAAGTTGAAAGCATACCAAAGTGATCTAGACAACCCTATACAATTATCTGAATTAAACGAAAAAATTAAGTCATTAAAAACAGGAAAAGGTTATGGAATTAATAACATCTCAACAAAAATGCTAAAACATAGTACATCCCTAACACGCCAAGCAATCCTCAAACTGTTTAACCTTGTTATGAGTTCAGGATACTTTCCCATGATATGGAACCAAGGATTGATCACACCAGTGCATAAAAGTGGCGACAAAATGAACCAAATAATTATCGTGGGATCTGTGTGACCAGCATTCTTGGTAACATATTCTGTGGTATCTTAAAAACAAGAATACTTACCTTTTTACAGAATAAAAACATTCTATGTAAAAGTCAGATAGGCTTCCTTCCAGAATTTAGGACAACAGATCACATCTACACTCTCAACACACTTATAGAACAGTAtgtacagaaaacaaacaaagaaaagattTATGCATGTTTTGTTGATTTCTAAAAGGCTTTCGACTCTATCTGGCACAAAGGCATGTTATTGAAAATCCTAGAGAGCGATATAAGAGGCAATGTCTACTCCATTATAAaatacatatacaaacaaaataaatgttgtaTAAAAATCAACAACTCGAGAACAGAGTTTTTTAAACAAAGTAGAGGAGTCAGGCAAGGATGCAGCCTAAGCCCGATACTGTTCAACATATTCATTAATGAACTGGCTAAATAAATAGACGGTTCATCAGATTCTGGACTTGT from Alosa alosa isolate M-15738 ecotype Scorff River chromosome 1, AALO_Geno_1.1, whole genome shotgun sequence harbors:
- the mylk4a gene encoding myosin light chain kinase 2, skeletal/cardiac muscle isoform X3 gives rise to the protein MGGKEKKMLSMPKVAKYQGSEKLPNREQQMVTPPRKYRSPDDMSPPKKVARMRSDGKLTFFHYLERVGTMRCFWELKHIELEGLGGFEEKNTSTKATKENQDTSSAWEVSILESTPKSRLHGPKHLHSSRKYGDFLRDHKGKDGKEKSLLSIKDLKAQKKKKPPEVQDTISVKKQALLLEEVQKLNRENAERSGMLVVQACLDLEAGTVVDKPQESPVMPSAVDFILEVPKLAETEQDKTLEEEQKEEQEEADVAQEVKEAKGEEKMEEEIPVAAKEETREEKSEEAPDGELQVEEELAVDKVQEVAAPSESVPEPEEPARQASPQTDSGDGPAEPVASLSAEEVDEVNTSAKRRVTEEDQEAEDHKKSRVEEGQEGEKAKQGEEELRGFFKADGVEFEVNFNKQKPKVAEANDEEDTEEEQYFFDSSPPPPAPFGHRIVSAKPSQINNFYTINRQEVIGGGRFGQVHKCIENSSGLTLAAKIIKARSPKEKEVVKNEIQVMNQLDHANLIQLYAAYESRTDIILVLEYVDGGELFDRIIDENYTLTELDTVMFIRQICEGLRHMHKMYFLHLDLKPENILCVSRVTNKIKIIDFGLARKYNPREKLKVNFGTPEFLAPEVINYDFVSFNTDMWSLGVITYMLLSGLSPFLGDDDGETLNNILQCQWNFEEAEFIGISDEAKDFISKLLLVNKSWRIGAAQALKHPWLSDPALHHRLHEKKNMCRSRRNSCVPPPES
- the mylk4a gene encoding myosin light chain kinase 2, skeletal/cardiac muscle isoform X4, which produces MLIPASPLFSLSETRLSRGCSRDQTLRVRGGPGKPTVMESFFKGRDIWIVSSVCLVASFLWSRLWDLLSYRRKGRGSSSADAKKNTSTKATKENQDTSSAWEVSILESTPKSRLHGPKHLHSSRKYGDFLRDHKGKDGKEKSLLSIKDLKAQKKKKPPEVQDTISVKKQALLLEEVQKLNRENAERSGMLVVQACLDLEAGTVVDKPQESPVMPSAVDFILEVPKLAETEQDKTLEEEQKEEQEEADVAQEVKEAKGEEKMEEEIPVAAKEETREEKSEEAPDGELQVEEELAVDKVQEVAAPSESVPEPEEPARQASPQTDSGDGPAEPVASLSAEEVDEVNTSAKRRVTEEDQEAEDHKKSRVEEGQEGEKAKQGEEELRGFFKADGVEFEVNFNKQKPKVAEANDEEDTEEEQYFFDSSPPPPAPFGHRIVSAKPSQINNFYTINRQEVIGGGRFGQVHKCIENSSGLTLAAKIIKARSPKEKEVVKNEIQVMNQLDHANLIQLYAAYESRTDIILVLEYVDGGELFDRIIDENYTLTELDTVMFIRQICEGLRHMHKMYFLHLDLKPENILCVSRVTNKIKIIDFGLARKYNPREKLKVNFGTPEFLAPEVINYDFVSFNTDMWSLGVITYMLLSGLSPFLGDDDGETLNNILQCQWNFEEAEFIGISDEAKDFISKLLLVNKSWRIGAAQALKHPWLSDPALHHRLHEKKNMCRSRRNSCVPPPES
- the mylk4a gene encoding myosin light chain kinase 2, skeletal/cardiac muscle isoform X6, whose amino-acid sequence is MLIPASPLFSLSETRLSRGCSRDQTLRVRGGPGKPTVMESFFKGRDIWIVSSVCLVASFLWSRLWDLLSYRRKGRGSSSADAKLRDHKGKDGKEKSLLSIKDLKAQKKKKPPEVQDTISVKKQALLLEEVQKLNRENAERSGMLVVQACLDLEAGTVVDKPQESPVMPSAVDFILEVPKLAETEQDKTLEEEQKEEQEEADVAQEVKEAKGEEKMEEEIPVAAKEETREEKSEEAPDGELQVEEELAVDKVQEVAAPSESVPEPEEPARQASPQTDSGDGPAEPVASLSAEEVDEVNTSAKRRVTEEDQEAEDHKKSRVEEGQEGEKAKQGEEELRGFFKADGVEFEVNFNKQKPKVAEANDEEDTEEEQYFFDSSPPPPAPFGHRIVSAKPSQINNFYTINRQEVIGGGRFGQVHKCIENSSGLTLAAKIIKARSPKEKEVVKNEIQVMNQLDHANLIQLYAAYESRTDIILVLEYVDGGELFDRIIDENYTLTELDTVMFIRQICEGLRHMHKMYFLHLDLKPENILCVSRVTNKIKIIDFGLARKYNPREKLKVNFGTPEFLAPEVINYDFVSFNTDMWSLGVITYMLLSGLSPFLGDDDGETLNNILQCQWNFEEAEFIGISDEAKDFISKLLLVNKSWRIGAAQALKHPWLSDPALHHRLHEKKNMCRSRRNSCVPPPES
- the mylk4a gene encoding myosin light chain kinase 2, skeletal/cardiac muscle isoform X5 — translated: MGGKEKKMLSMPKVAKYQGSEKLPNREQQMVTPPRKYRSPDDMSPPKKVARMRSDGKLTFFHYLERVGTMRCFWELKHIELEGLGGFEELRDHKGKDGKEKSLLSIKDLKAQKKKKPPEVQDTISVKKQALLLEEVQKLNRENAERSGMLVVQACLDLEAGTVVDKPQESPVMPSAVDFILEVPKLAETEQDKTLEEEQKEEQEEADVAQEVKEAKGEEKMEEEIPVAAKEETREEKSEEAPDGELQVEEELAVDKVQEVAAPSESVPEPEEPARQASPQTDSGDGPAEPVASLSAEEVDEVNTSAKRRVTEEDQEAEDHKKSRVEEGQEGEKAKQGEEELRGFFKADGVEFEVNFNKQKPKVAEANDEEDTEEEQYFFDSSPPPPAPFGHRIVSAKPSQINNFYTINRQEVIGGGRFGQVHKCIENSSGLTLAAKIIKARSPKEKEVVKNEIQVMNQLDHANLIQLYAAYESRTDIILVLEYVDGGELFDRIIDENYTLTELDTVMFIRQICEGLRHMHKMYFLHLDLKPENILCVSRVTNKIKIIDFGLARKYNPREKLKVNFGTPEFLAPEVINYDFVSFNTDMWSLGVITYMLLSGLSPFLGDDDGETLNNILQCQWNFEEAEFIGISDEAKDFISKLLLVNKSWRIGAAQALKHPWLSDPALHHRLHEKKNMCRSRRNSCVPPPES